A region from the Dysidea avara chromosome 15, odDysAvar1.4, whole genome shotgun sequence genome encodes:
- the LOC136245846 gene encoding unconventional myosin-XVIIIa-like: MSEVTQKQRMQHIQPGGNGDGGSVKCQSAYDAEINAVHNGVSQEHIAAKEELSKKQDTIKGDTDQLQQELNAVKSENQQLKGDKDELEQTSMASSDSVAEISSLKRTKRELESKIEELKDELDEVTIRCESLEQIKSRLELSLQTHRLQHQKEMEARDEEMEQLQSTMNKKMKSLEIQLENALKEKHAAVKANKECRRECVFFSSSFSESSNSPATISDVQAQLEYEQNSKKSSDMMKTLRMQLEDAQMKEEAVHKQHRRLQNDYDELQVQNDELIQKKMELESKVSKLQHEKSKLNEQLEEDQDEMEQIKSEKETKLNQLTALQKELVELKNALQEVQYKKEEAEKKISELTITISNLEHSRARTASFDNSEFKVRELQQTLEFEQTSNRRLEAQVHRLKALMEKMEGEAANSRAESDMVRKLQKQIRELRADITDAERKESDECKKRETAETELEELRAEHVSLQSELKLAQKKLQDLEGEDDDDSVICDNPYSQNGLVSKSKSRSPPKYNNGHSEKPWSFRRSRTSEAQFSSDEDDYLAGRTHRKHNSLGKNLEAPDVDGNDCDDDIVDYNGDSSKNILFEDDPELAKIRAKYIKKKVEDNVD; the protein is encoded by the exons GTGATGGTGGCTCAGTTAAGTGCCAGTCAGCATATGATGCAGAAATAAACGCGGTCCACAATGGAGTCTCACAAGAACACATCGCAGCCAAAGAAGAGTTATCAAAAAAGCAAGACACAATTAAAGGCGACACAGACCAGCTGCAACAAGAGCTGAAT GCAGTGAAGTCAGAGAACCAGCAACTAAAAGGAGACAAGGATGAACTGGAACAAACTAGTATGGCCAGCAGTGATAGTGTAGCTGAG ATTTCTTCACTGAAACGTACCAAGCGAGAGTTGGAGTCAAAAATTGAAGAACTCAAAGATGAACTGGATGAAGTAACCATTAGATGTGAGAGCTTAGAACAG ATCAAGTCTCGTCTAGAGTTGTCACTACAGACACATCGGTTACAGCATCAGAAAGAGATGGAAGCTCGTGATGAAGAAATGGAGCAACTTCAGTCCACCATGAACAAGAAGATGAAGAGCCTTGAGATCCAACTGGAAAATGCTTTGAAAGAGAAACATGCAGCTGTAAAG GCAAATAAAGAATGCAGGAGGGAATGTGTCTTCTTCAGCTCTTCATTTTCAGAGTCATCAAATAGTCCAGCCACTATATCTGATGTACAAGCACAACTAGAATATGAACAGAACTCAAAAAAATCTTCTGACATGATGAAGACATTACGCATGCAGTTGGAAGATGCTCAGATGAAAGAAGAGGCAGTCCATAAGCAACACAGGAGACTACaaaatgattatgatgagcTGCAAGTTCAGAATGATGAACTAATACAGAAGAAGATGGAG CTTGAGTCTAAAGTTAGTAAACTGCAACATGAGAAGTCAAAACTTAATGAGCAGTTGGAAGAAGATCAAGATGAAATGGAGCAGATTAAATCAGAAAAAGAGACAAAATTAAATCAA CTGACTGCACTTCAGAAGGAGTTAGTAGAGTTGAAGAATGCACTACAAGAAGTGCAGTATAAGAAGGAAGAGGCTGAGAAGAAAATTTCTGAACTAACTATCACTATATCAAACCTGGAACACAGCAGAGCAAGGACTGCCTCCTTTGATAACTCTGAATTCAAG GTCAGAGAGTTACAGCAAACACTGGAATTTGAGCAGACTTCCAATAGGAGATTAGAG GCCCAGGTACATCGTCTCAAGGCACTGATGGAGAAAATGGAAGGTGAAGCAGCCAACTCTAGAGCTGAATCAGATATGGTTCGCAA ACTACAGAAACAAATCCGTGAACTACGTGCTGACATCACTGATGCAGAAAGGAAAGAATCTGATGAATGCAAGAAAAGAGAAACAGCT GAGACTGAACTAGAAGAATTGAGAGCAGAGCATGTTTCACTACAGTCAGAACTGAAGCTAGCCCAGAAGAAACTACAAGATCTGGAgggtgaagatgatgatgacagCGTAATTTGTGATAACCCATATTCACAAAATGGTCTAGTCAGTAAATCAAAATCAAGGTCACCACCAAAGTATAACAATGGACATTCGGAAAAACCTTGGAGTTTTAGAAGATCAAGAACATCAGAAGCTCAGTTCTCATCTGATGAAGATGACTATTTAGCTGGAAGAACACATAGGAAGCACAACAGCTTGGGAAAGAACTTGGAAGCACCAGATGTTGATGGTAATGATTGTGATGATGACATAGTGGATTACAATGGTGACTCATCCAAAAACATCCTCTTTGAAGATGATCCAGAGTTGGCAAAAATTAGAGCCAAGTACATTAAGAAGAAAGTTGAGGACAACGTTGATTGA